In one Oncorhynchus nerka isolate Pitt River linkage group LG7, Oner_Uvic_2.0, whole genome shotgun sequence genomic region, the following are encoded:
- the LOC115122813 gene encoding LIM domain and actin-binding protein 1-like isoform X1: MAIAPFSRSQWASHSLRVTAKELSIVGTRGRNNAIAERFSKYQLAAEEGNSERKKAAADPLPPTLRSGNLSVLKKWWEQPVQSSATSCALLPHTTQTCCLLPLNPKAKHQIQPQATQAQPPLSPDPDTSPTAAEDQAGPGMERRLQQRDPERQEAVAEVPCVPSEKPNIPLNNLKMMFEKGENQQNKASRAPVRIGGITDNMDQLLGDAGSMESVPLRDRMAMYQAAVSKTEVLSSSVSSDQLDSGLLCSNKQKENVPPGSGHMGSDSEPTSRKASSTESNAGSSIGTSSVSSTQNDQAQPKNPRSFCLPAQESCVSCQKTVYPLERLVANQQVYHNTCFRCSHCNTKLSLGTYASLHSLVYCKPHFCQLFKAKGNYDEGFGLRPHKELWETKGESGAGEEQRTEQTTEVTSFSKDKLKKCASTGTLLISPAVEESPLAKVNVVTASLETRTQISTDKDKPVETRRLKISWPPRTEGDGEGGNMGSSPTSEGSSGGRPSRAKWPPEGDSAFPDQSPESTERSTLCRSSSLKERSQHFSLASPSHAPAPAASQTANPEPELLERMSSLEDREPELASSPEEQIIEIREQSDSLSPDYHTPSDDSYVDVQTSTEEGRETPLKENHHESLESKEEQGVKEDWDEEEKMEGEDGEGLPSQNCHTASSEIVTSPSSPEVEPRPKTNHTSQDVGFWDSKEAVSVEEMIKRNRYYEEDEDEED; encoded by the exons ATGGCCATTGCTCCGTTCAGTCGCAGTCAGTGGGCCTCCCACTCCCTCAGAGTCACAGCTAAGGAGTTGTCCATAGTTGGCACCAGAGGCAGGAACAATGCCATTGCTGAGCGCTTCTCCAA ATACCAACTGGCTGCAGAGGAGGGCAACTCGGAGAGGAAGAAAGCA GCTGCAGATCCGTTGCCCCCAACTCTCCGCAGTGGCAACCTGAGTGTGTTGAAGAAGTGGTGGGAGCAGCCTGTCCAGTCCTCAGCCACGTCCTGCGCCCTGTTACCCCACACCACCCAGACTTGCTGCTTACTCCCCTTAAACCCTAAAGCCAAGCATCAGATCCAGCCCCAGGCCACTCAGGCCCAGCCACCTCTCTCACCAGACCCCGACACCAGCCCCACAGCCGCTGAGGACCAGGCAGGACCTGGCATGGAGAGAAGACTGCagcagagagacccagagaggcAGGAGGCAGTAGCAGAAGTACCTTGTGTCCCCAGTGAGAAGCCCAACATCCCCCTCAACAACCTCAAGATGATGTTTGAGAAAGGAGAGAACCAGCAGAACAAA GCGTCCAGAGCGCCTGTGAGGATCGGAGGCATCACTGATAACATGGACCAGCTACTTGGAG atGCAGGGAGTATGGAGTCTGTGCCCCTGAGGGACAGGATGGCCATGTACCAGGCTGCTGTATCTAAAACCGAGGTGTTATCATCCTCAGTCAGC agTGATCAGTTGGACTCAGGCCTCCTCTGCAGCAACAAACAGAAGGAGAATGTACCCCCAGGCAGTGGGCACATG ggttcGGACTCTGAGCCCACCAGTAGGAAAGCCTCTTCCACAGAGAGTAATG CAGGCTCCAGTATCGGCACCTCCTCTGTATCCTCGACCCAGAACGATCAAGCTCAGCCCAAGAACCCCAGG AGCTTCTGCTTGCCTGCACAGGAGAGCTGTGTGTCGTGTCAGAAGACAGTCTACCCTCTGGAGAGACTGGTGGCCAACCAACAGGTCTACCACAACACCTGCTTCAGATGCTCCCACTGCAACACCAAACTCAG CCTGGGAACCTACGCCTCTCTGCACAGCCTTGTCTATTGCAAGCCTCACTTCTGTCAGCTGTTCAAGGCCAAGGGCAACTATGATGAGGGCTTCGGCCTGCGCCCTCACAAGGAGCTGTGGGAGACCAAAGGAGAGAGTGGGGCTGGGGAGGAACAGCGGACCGAACAGACCACAGAGGTCACCTCCTTCTCCAAAGACAAGCTGAAGAAGTGTGCCTCTACCGGCACACTGTTGATCAGCCCAGCAGTAGAGGAGTCTCCACTGGCCAAGGTCAATGTGGTAACGGCCTCCCTAGAGACCCGTACCCAGATCTCCACAGACAAGGACAAGCCAGTGGAGACACGTCGGCTGAAGATTTCCTGGCCTCCCCGCAccgaaggagatggagaggggggtaACATGGGGTCCAGCCCCACCTCAGAAGGGAGCTCCGGTGGCAGACCATCCCGTGCCAAGTGGCCCCCAGAGGGTGACTCGGCCTTCCCCGACCAGAGCCCAGAGTCCACCGAACGCTCCACCCTCTGCAGGAGCTCCTCCCTCAAAGAGCGCAGCCAGCACTTCTCATTGGCCAGCCCCTCCCATGCTCCTGCCCCTGCTGCCAGTCAGACAGCCAATCCTGAGCCAGAACTGCTGGAGAGGATGAGCTCATTGGAGGACAGGGAGCCTGAGCTGGCCTCCAGTCCTGAGGAACAGATCATAGAGATCCGGGAACAATCTGACAGTCTGTCACCTGACTACCACACACCTTCGGACGACAGCTATGTTGATGTCCAAACCAGCACTGAGGAGGGTAGAGAAACACCTCTAAAAGAGAACCACCACGAATCACTAGAGTCAAAAGAAGAACAGGGAGTGAAGGAGGACTGGGATGAAGAAGAGAAGATGGAGGGGGAAGATGGGGAAGGGTTACCTTCTCAAAACTGCCACACTGCCTCGTCAGAGATCGTCACGTCCCCCTCGTCTCCGGAGGTGGAGCCTAGACCCAAGACCAACCACACGTCTCAGGATGTGGGCTTCTGGGATAGCAAGGAGGCCGTGTCTGTAGAGGAGATGATTAAGAGGAACCGCTACTATGAGGAAGATGAGGACGAAGAGGACTGA
- the LOC115122813 gene encoding LIM domain and actin-binding protein 1-like isoform X2, with the protein MAIAPFSRSQWASHSLRVTAKELSIVGTRGRNNAIAERFSKYQLAAEEGNSERKKAAADPLPPTLRSGNLSVLKKWWEQPVQSSATSCALLPHTTQTCCLLPLNPKAKHQIQPQATQAQPPLSPDPDTSPTAAEDQAGPGMERRLQQRDPERQEAVAEVPCVPSEKPNIPLNNLKMMFEKGENQQNKASRAPVRIGGITDNMDQLLGDAGSMESVPLRDRMAMYQAAVSKTEVLSSSVSSDQLDSGLLCSNKQKENVPPGSGHMGSDSEPTSRKASSTESNGSSIGTSSVSSTQNDQAQPKNPRSFCLPAQESCVSCQKTVYPLERLVANQQVYHNTCFRCSHCNTKLSLGTYASLHSLVYCKPHFCQLFKAKGNYDEGFGLRPHKELWETKGESGAGEEQRTEQTTEVTSFSKDKLKKCASTGTLLISPAVEESPLAKVNVVTASLETRTQISTDKDKPVETRRLKISWPPRTEGDGEGGNMGSSPTSEGSSGGRPSRAKWPPEGDSAFPDQSPESTERSTLCRSSSLKERSQHFSLASPSHAPAPAASQTANPEPELLERMSSLEDREPELASSPEEQIIEIREQSDSLSPDYHTPSDDSYVDVQTSTEEGRETPLKENHHESLESKEEQGVKEDWDEEEKMEGEDGEGLPSQNCHTASSEIVTSPSSPEVEPRPKTNHTSQDVGFWDSKEAVSVEEMIKRNRYYEEDEDEED; encoded by the exons ATGGCCATTGCTCCGTTCAGTCGCAGTCAGTGGGCCTCCCACTCCCTCAGAGTCACAGCTAAGGAGTTGTCCATAGTTGGCACCAGAGGCAGGAACAATGCCATTGCTGAGCGCTTCTCCAA ATACCAACTGGCTGCAGAGGAGGGCAACTCGGAGAGGAAGAAAGCA GCTGCAGATCCGTTGCCCCCAACTCTCCGCAGTGGCAACCTGAGTGTGTTGAAGAAGTGGTGGGAGCAGCCTGTCCAGTCCTCAGCCACGTCCTGCGCCCTGTTACCCCACACCACCCAGACTTGCTGCTTACTCCCCTTAAACCCTAAAGCCAAGCATCAGATCCAGCCCCAGGCCACTCAGGCCCAGCCACCTCTCTCACCAGACCCCGACACCAGCCCCACAGCCGCTGAGGACCAGGCAGGACCTGGCATGGAGAGAAGACTGCagcagagagacccagagaggcAGGAGGCAGTAGCAGAAGTACCTTGTGTCCCCAGTGAGAAGCCCAACATCCCCCTCAACAACCTCAAGATGATGTTTGAGAAAGGAGAGAACCAGCAGAACAAA GCGTCCAGAGCGCCTGTGAGGATCGGAGGCATCACTGATAACATGGACCAGCTACTTGGAG atGCAGGGAGTATGGAGTCTGTGCCCCTGAGGGACAGGATGGCCATGTACCAGGCTGCTGTATCTAAAACCGAGGTGTTATCATCCTCAGTCAGC agTGATCAGTTGGACTCAGGCCTCCTCTGCAGCAACAAACAGAAGGAGAATGTACCCCCAGGCAGTGGGCACATG ggttcGGACTCTGAGCCCACCAGTAGGAAAGCCTCTTCCACAGAGAGTAATG GCTCCAGTATCGGCACCTCCTCTGTATCCTCGACCCAGAACGATCAAGCTCAGCCCAAGAACCCCAGG AGCTTCTGCTTGCCTGCACAGGAGAGCTGTGTGTCGTGTCAGAAGACAGTCTACCCTCTGGAGAGACTGGTGGCCAACCAACAGGTCTACCACAACACCTGCTTCAGATGCTCCCACTGCAACACCAAACTCAG CCTGGGAACCTACGCCTCTCTGCACAGCCTTGTCTATTGCAAGCCTCACTTCTGTCAGCTGTTCAAGGCCAAGGGCAACTATGATGAGGGCTTCGGCCTGCGCCCTCACAAGGAGCTGTGGGAGACCAAAGGAGAGAGTGGGGCTGGGGAGGAACAGCGGACCGAACAGACCACAGAGGTCACCTCCTTCTCCAAAGACAAGCTGAAGAAGTGTGCCTCTACCGGCACACTGTTGATCAGCCCAGCAGTAGAGGAGTCTCCACTGGCCAAGGTCAATGTGGTAACGGCCTCCCTAGAGACCCGTACCCAGATCTCCACAGACAAGGACAAGCCAGTGGAGACACGTCGGCTGAAGATTTCCTGGCCTCCCCGCAccgaaggagatggagaggggggtaACATGGGGTCCAGCCCCACCTCAGAAGGGAGCTCCGGTGGCAGACCATCCCGTGCCAAGTGGCCCCCAGAGGGTGACTCGGCCTTCCCCGACCAGAGCCCAGAGTCCACCGAACGCTCCACCCTCTGCAGGAGCTCCTCCCTCAAAGAGCGCAGCCAGCACTTCTCATTGGCCAGCCCCTCCCATGCTCCTGCCCCTGCTGCCAGTCAGACAGCCAATCCTGAGCCAGAACTGCTGGAGAGGATGAGCTCATTGGAGGACAGGGAGCCTGAGCTGGCCTCCAGTCCTGAGGAACAGATCATAGAGATCCGGGAACAATCTGACAGTCTGTCACCTGACTACCACACACCTTCGGACGACAGCTATGTTGATGTCCAAACCAGCACTGAGGAGGGTAGAGAAACACCTCTAAAAGAGAACCACCACGAATCACTAGAGTCAAAAGAAGAACAGGGAGTGAAGGAGGACTGGGATGAAGAAGAGAAGATGGAGGGGGAAGATGGGGAAGGGTTACCTTCTCAAAACTGCCACACTGCCTCGTCAGAGATCGTCACGTCCCCCTCGTCTCCGGAGGTGGAGCCTAGACCCAAGACCAACCACACGTCTCAGGATGTGGGCTTCTGGGATAGCAAGGAGGCCGTGTCTGTAGAGGAGATGATTAAGAGGAACCGCTACTATGAGGAAGATGAGGACGAAGAGGACTGA